A single genomic interval of Symphalangus syndactylus isolate Jambi chromosome 18, NHGRI_mSymSyn1-v2.1_pri, whole genome shotgun sequence harbors:
- the RANBP1 gene encoding ran-specific GTPase-activating protein isoform X4, with product MGGRSAQAGLGTRITPMMELKPNAGSDRAWVWNTHADFADECPKPELLAIRFLNAENAQKFKTKFEECRKEIEEREKKGDVVPWVGGLLCRLTLHLSVLPGGCFFCLPDKHSRVLWPPHLSRAMQLSGDTGASWGALSTCQCCWPHIQLGRHWSPGTAWSSPEGAL from the exons ATGGGAGGACGCAGCGCCCAGGCTGGGCTCGGGACGAGGA TCACGCCGATGATGGAGCTGAAGCCCAATGCAGGTAGCGACCGTGCCTGGGTCTGGAACACCCACGCTGACTTCGCCGACGAGTGCCCCAAGCCAGAGCTGCTGGCCATCCGCTTCCTGAATGCTGAGA ACGCACAGAAATTCAAAACAAAGTTTGAAGAATGCAGGAAAGAGattgaagagagagaaaagaaaggtgaCGTGGTGCCATGGGTCGGGGGACTTCTTTGCAGACTCACTCTGCACCTGTCTGTACTTCCAGGCGGGTGCTTTTTCTGTCTGCCAGATAAACATTCCAGGGTGCTGTGGCCGCCTCACCTATCCAGGGCGATGCAGCTCTCTGGGGACACAGGTGCTTCCTGGGGAGCCCTGAGCACTTGTCAGTGTTGCTGGCCTCACATCCAATTGGGCAGGCATTGGAGTCCAGGCACTGCCTGGAGCTCACCAGAAGGTGCTTTATGA
- the RANBP1 gene encoding ran-specific GTPase-activating protein isoform X2, whose protein sequence is MAAAKDTHEDHDTSTENTDESNHDPQFEPIVSLPEQEIKTLEEDEEELFKMRAKLFRFASENDLPEWKERGTGDVKLLKHKEKGAIRLLMRRDKTLKICANHYITPMMELKPNAGSDRAWVWNTHADFADECPKPELLAIRFLNAENAQKFKTKFEECRKEIEEREKKAGSGKNDHAEKVVEKLEALSVKEETKEDAEEKQ, encoded by the exons ATGGCGGCCGCCAAG GATACTCATGAGGACCATGATACTTCCACTGAGAATACAGACGAGTCCAACCATGACCCTCAGTTTGAGCCAATAGTTTCTCTTCctgagcaagaaattaaaacgctggaagaagatgaagaggaactttttaaaat GCGGGCAAAACTGTTCCGATTTGCCTCCGAGAACGATCTCCCAGAATGGAAGGAGCGAGGCACTGGTGACGTCAAGCTCCTGAAGCACAAGGAGAAAGGGGCCATCCGCCTCCTCATGCGGAGGGACAAGACCCTGAAGATCTGTGCCAATCACTACA TCACGCCGATGATGGAGCTGAAGCCCAATGCAGGTAGCGACCGTGCCTGGGTCTGGAACACCCACGCTGACTTCGCCGACGAGTGCCCCAAGCCAGAGCTGCTGGCCATCCGCTTCCTGAATGCTGAGA ACGCACAGAAATTCAAAACAAAGTTTGAAGAATGCAGGAAAGAGattgaagagagagaaaagaaag CAGGATCAGGCAAAAACGATCATGCCGAAAAAGTGGTGGAAAAGCTAGAAGCTCTCTCGGTGAAGGAGGAGACCAAGGAGGATGCTGAGGAGAAGCAATAA
- the RANBP1 gene encoding ran-specific GTPase-activating protein isoform X1 — MAAAKDTHEDHDTSTENTDESNHDPQFEPIVSLPEQEIKTLEEDEEELFKMRAKLFRFASENDLPEWKERGTGDVKLLKHKEKGAIRLLMRRDKTLKICANHYITPMMELKPNAGSDRAWVWNTHADFADECPKPELLAIRFLNAENAQKFKTKFEECRKEIEEREKKGDVVPWVGGLLCRLTLHLSVLPGGCFFCLPDKHSRVLWPPHLSRAMQLSGDTGASWGALSTCQCCWPHIQLGRHWSPGTAWSSPEGAL; from the exons ATGGCGGCCGCCAAG GATACTCATGAGGACCATGATACTTCCACTGAGAATACAGACGAGTCCAACCATGACCCTCAGTTTGAGCCAATAGTTTCTCTTCctgagcaagaaattaaaacgctggaagaagatgaagaggaactttttaaaat GCGGGCAAAACTGTTCCGATTTGCCTCCGAGAACGATCTCCCAGAATGGAAGGAGCGAGGCACTGGTGACGTCAAGCTCCTGAAGCACAAGGAGAAAGGGGCCATCCGCCTCCTCATGCGGAGGGACAAGACCCTGAAGATCTGTGCCAATCACTACA TCACGCCGATGATGGAGCTGAAGCCCAATGCAGGTAGCGACCGTGCCTGGGTCTGGAACACCCACGCTGACTTCGCCGACGAGTGCCCCAAGCCAGAGCTGCTGGCCATCCGCTTCCTGAATGCTGAGA ACGCACAGAAATTCAAAACAAAGTTTGAAGAATGCAGGAAAGAGattgaagagagagaaaagaaaggtgaCGTGGTGCCATGGGTCGGGGGACTTCTTTGCAGACTCACTCTGCACCTGTCTGTACTTCCAGGCGGGTGCTTTTTCTGTCTGCCAGATAAACATTCCAGGGTGCTGTGGCCGCCTCACCTATCCAGGGCGATGCAGCTCTCTGGGGACACAGGTGCTTCCTGGGGAGCCCTGAGCACTTGTCAGTGTTGCTGGCCTCACATCCAATTGGGCAGGCATTGGAGTCCAGGCACTGCCTGGAGCTCACCAGAAGGTGCTTTATGA
- the RANBP1 gene encoding ran-specific GTPase-activating protein isoform X3: MAAAKDTHEDHDTSTENTDESNHDPQFEPIVSLPEQEIKTLEEDEEELFKMRAKLFRFASENDLPEWKERGTGDVKLLKHKEKGAIRLLMRRDKTLKICANHYITPMMELKPNAGSDRAWVWNTHADFADECPKPELLAIRFLNAENAQKFKTKFEECRKEIEEREKKGSGKNDHAEKVVEKLEALSVKEETKEDAEEKQ, translated from the exons ATGGCGGCCGCCAAG GATACTCATGAGGACCATGATACTTCCACTGAGAATACAGACGAGTCCAACCATGACCCTCAGTTTGAGCCAATAGTTTCTCTTCctgagcaagaaattaaaacgctggaagaagatgaagaggaactttttaaaat GCGGGCAAAACTGTTCCGATTTGCCTCCGAGAACGATCTCCCAGAATGGAAGGAGCGAGGCACTGGTGACGTCAAGCTCCTGAAGCACAAGGAGAAAGGGGCCATCCGCCTCCTCATGCGGAGGGACAAGACCCTGAAGATCTGTGCCAATCACTACA TCACGCCGATGATGGAGCTGAAGCCCAATGCAGGTAGCGACCGTGCCTGGGTCTGGAACACCCACGCTGACTTCGCCGACGAGTGCCCCAAGCCAGAGCTGCTGGCCATCCGCTTCCTGAATGCTGAGA ACGCACAGAAATTCAAAACAAAGTTTGAAGAATGCAGGAAAGAGattgaagagagagaaaagaaag GATCAGGCAAAAACGATCATGCCGAAAAAGTGGTGGAAAAGCTAGAAGCTCTCTCGGTGAAGGAGGAGACCAAGGAGGATGCTGAGGAGAAGCAATAA